GTGCACCATCGCCGCCACCGCGTCGTGCTTCACCCGGCCGTTGCGGCGGCGGCCCTCCGGCGCCTCCTCCGACTCGGCCGCGGTGCGGGCGACCAGGCCGGTGGCGGACAGGATCACCTGGCACGGGTCGTCGGCGACCTCCAGCGGCCCGGCCGGCTTGGACGCGGCCAGCACCTCCTTGAGGTCGCCGTCGATCAGCGCGGTGCGCCGCTCGGTCTTGAAGTCCTTCGCGATCTTGGCCAGCTCGTTGGAGACGACCTTCTTCAGCTCCCGGTCGTCGTCGAGGATCTTGGTCAGCTCGGCGATCTCGGCGCGCAGCTTCTCCTGCTCGTCCTCGAGTTCGAGCTTGTCGTACTTGGTGAGCCGGCGCAGCGGCGTGTCCAGGATGTAGGTGGCCTGGATCTCGGACAGCTTGAACCGCTTCATCAGGCCGTCCTTGGCCTGCGCGGCGTCGTCGCTGTTGCGGATCAGCCGGATCACCTTGTCGATGTCCAGCAGCGCGATCAGCAGGCCCTCGACCAGGTGCAGCCGCTCCTCGCGCTTGCGGCGCCGGTACTTCGTGCGCCGCGTGACCACGTCGTAGCGGTGCTCCAGGAACACCTCGAGCAGCTGCTTGAGCCCGAGTGTCTGCGGCTGGCCGTCGACCAGCACCAGGTTGTTGATGCCGAACGACTGTTCCAGCGGCGTGAGCCGGTAGAGGTCGGCCAGCAGCGGGTTCGGGTTGACGCCCACCTTGCACTCGATGACCAGCCGGGTGCCGTTCTCGCGGTCGGTGAGGTCCTTGACGTCGGCGATCCCGGTCAGCCGCTTGGACTTGTTGACCTCCTCGGTGATCTTCTCGATCACCTTCTCCGGCCCGACGCCGTAGGGCAGCTCGGTGACCGTGATCGCCTGGCGGCCGCGGCTGCCGGGCAGCGGGCCGATCTCGACCTTCGCCCGCATCCGCACCACGCCGCGGCCGGTCTCGTACGCCTTGCGCACCTCGTCCAGGCCCAGCAGCATCCCGCCGGTCGGCAGGTCGGGGCCCGGCACGAACTCCATCAGCTTGTCCAGGGTGGCGCCGGGGTGGTTGATCAGCCACCGCGCGGCCGCGATGACCTCGCCCATGTTGTGCGGGATCATGTTGGTCGCCATGCCGACCGCGATGCCGGACGTGCCGTTGACCAGCAGGTTCGGATACGCGGCAGGCAGCACCGACGGCTCCATCAGCGAGCCGTCGTAGTTCGGCCGGAAGTCGACCGTCTCCTCGCCCAGCTCGCCGACGAGCAGCATCGCCTCCGGCGACATGCGCGCCTCGGTGTACCGCGACGCGGCCGGGCCGTCGTCCGGGCTGCCGAAGTTGCCGTGGCCGTCGATGAGCGGCGCGTTCATCGAGAAGTCCTGCGCCAGGCGGACCATCGCGTCGTAGATCGCGGTATCGCCGTGCGGGTGGTAGCGGCCCATCACGTCGCCGACCACGCGCGAGGACTTCACGTACGCGTGGTTGGGCCGGTAGCCGGCCTCGTTCATCGAGAACAGGATCCGGCGGTGCACCGGCTTGAGGCCGTCGCGCGCGTCGGGCAATGCGCGGGAGTGGATGACCGAGTAGGCGTACTCCAAGTAGGAGTCCTCGATCTCGGTCTTCACCGGGTTCTCGAAGACCTGCGCGCCTGCCTGGTCGAACGCTGCCGGATCGACCCGGGTGACGGCTGTCTTGGATCGGCGTGCCATTGCTGTTGTCTCCTAGGGGAACTCAGACGTCGATCGCTTCGCGGTCCACGCGGGCGGCGGATTCGACGAGCCAGTTGCGCCGGGGTTCGACCTTCTCCCCCATCAGCAGCTCCAGCGCGGCCTCCGCGGCCTCCGCGTCGTCCAGCGTGATGCGGCGGACCGACCGGGTCGCGGGGTTCATCGTGGTCTCCCACAGTTCGTCGGCGTCCATCTCGCCGAGGCCCTTGAACCGCGGGACCGGCTTGACGATCTGCTTGCCCGCGGCCTCCAGCTCGGCGACCTTCTGCTCCATCTCGCGCTGTGTGAAGGTGAAGATCGTCTCGGGGTTGCGGCCCTTCGTGACGATCTTGTGCAGCGGCGGCATCGCGGCGAACAGCCTGCCGTCCTCGATCACCGGCCGCATGTACTTCGCGAACAGGGTGATCAGCAGTGTCCGGATGTGCGAGCCGTCGACGTCGGCGTCGGCCATCAGGATGACGCGGCCGTACCGCATCGCGGACAGGTCGAACGTGCGGCCGGTGCCCGCGCCGAGCACCTGCACGATCGAGGCGATCTCGGCGTTCTTCAGCGTGTCGCCGAGCGAGGCCTTCTGCACGTTCAGGATCTTGCCGCGCAACGGCAGCAGCGCCTGGTACTCCGACACGCGCGCCATGCGGGCCGACCCGAGCGCGCTGTCACCCTCGACGAGGAACAGCTCGCTGCGGGAGATGCCGGTGGTGCGGCAGTCGACCAGCTTCGGCGGCATCGCCGCGCCCTCCAGCGCGGTCTTGCGGCGCGCCGCGTCCTTCTGCTGCTTCTGCGTCAACCGCACGCGGGCGGCGTCGACGATCTTCTGCAGCACGACCTTGGCCTCGGCCTTGGTCTTGCGGTTCTCCGTCCACTCCTTGAGGTGCCGCTCGACGATGCCCTGCACCACGCGGGTGATGCCGGACGTGGACAGCTCGTCCTTGGTCTGCGAGGTGAACTGCGGCTCGGGGATGCGCACGTGGACGACCGCCGTCATGCCCTCGAGCACGTCGTCGAGAGTCGGCAGGTCCTCCTTGGCCTTCAGCAGGCCGCGGGTGCGGGAAATGGCTTCCTGCAACGCCTTCGTCGCCCCGCGGTCGAAGCCGCGGCGGTGGGTGCCGCCGTGCACGTTGCGGATGGTGTTGGTGAAGCACTCGACCGTGCGCTCGTACCCGGTGCCCCAGCGCAGCGCGATCTCGACCTCGGCGTGGCGCTCCACATTGGACCGCATGACCCCGTTGGCGTCGGCCGCGTTCTCCTTGTACGAGCCCTCGCCGCGGATGATCAGCGTGCCGGACACCGGCTTCTCGTCCGACGGCGCGAGGAACTCCACCATGTCCGCGAGGCCGTTGGGGAAGTGGAAGGTCTCCTCGCTGATCGACCCCTCGGTGGCGGTGCGCAGCACGTACGTGACGCCCGGCACGAGGAACGCGGTGTTGCGCAGCTTCGTGCGCACCTGCTCGACGTCGAGCTCCGCGCCCTTCTCGAAGTACCGCGCGTCGTGCCAGTAGCGGATCGACGTGCCGGTGCGCTCGCCGCGCTTCATCTTGCCCTTGACGCGCAACCCGGGCTGCGGCGTGAACTTCGCCTTCGGGCCGGGACCGTCGAACACGCCCGGCGTGCCGTGCGCGAAGGACATCTCGTGCACCTTGCCGCCGTTGCGGACGGTGACGTCGAAGCGGTGCGACAACGCGTTGACCGCCGAGGCGCCGACGCCGTGCAGGCCGCCGGAGGTCTTGTAGCCGGAGCCGCCGAACTTGCCGCCCGCGTGCAGCCGGGTGAGCACCAGCTCGACACCGGACAGACCGGACTTGGCGTGCACACCGGTCGGGATGCCGCGGCCGTCGTCGTCGACCTGGACGCTGCCGTCCGCGTGCAACGTGACGACCACCTTCGTGGCGTGACCTGCGACACCCTCGTCCGTCGAGTTGTCGACGATCTCGGTGAACAGGTGGTTCACGCCGCGGCTGTCGGTCGACCCGATGTACATGCCGGGGCGCTTCCGGACCGCTTCCAGGCCTTCCAGGTGGGTAAGGTCGTCGGCCCCGTAGAGAGGCTCAGCAGAAGCAGTCACAGGATCTTCTCTCCCAGTAGCGATTGGGGTGGGGCGGCACCAGGGCGCCGCGCGTATGCAGGGTAACGGAGGGCACCGACAACCCCGGGGATTGTGGCCTACTGCCGCCGTGCGGCGTGGATCGCGCCGGCGAGCATGTCGAGCTCCGGGTCGAAGACCTCGTCGGCGGTGGCGGCGCGCAGGTGCGGTACCAGTGCTTTCAGTGTAGGCGCTGCCGAGCTCGCCCGTGCGGCTTCGAAGATCCCGGCGTCGCGTTCCGGCGTGGTGAGGTCGCCGTGCACCTCGCGGTGGGCGCGGCCCGGCACGACGACCAGGTAGAAGCGCACCTGGGCCGGTTCGTCCAGGCCGGCGGCCGCGAGGACCTCCGCGAGACGCAGCCCGCCGGGGCCGTGGTCGCCGCGGGTCATGATCAGCTCGGCGAAGCCGGCAGGGTCGCCAGCGCGCTGAGCCGGTCGTTCCCTGCTGTCCGCGGTGGCGGCCGTGAACGGCGTCACCGTGGTCGTCGCGGCGGCCATGCTGCCCCGGCTCTCGCCGCGACTCGGCGCGCCCACGGCCCTGCGCGCACGTAGCTCGCGGTGGGGGCGCAGCCGGCCGCGGCGCCGGCCTACTCGGCGGGGTTCGCGCTGGTCGCCGCGGTGGTGGTCGCGGCGGGCGCGGTGGCCCCTCGCTACAGTGCTGACCGATGAGACGCAAGCCGCCCCCGTCCCCGCTGCCGCCGCGCGACGGGGTCAACGCGGCGCGCATCCGGACCCCGCCGGACGGCCCGTGGGACACCATCCGCGACTACCTGGTCCGCAAGCTGACCAAGCTGGACCCGGCGGTGATCGACGCGATGCTGGCCGAGGGCGCGATCGTCGGGGTGGACGGGCCGATCGACGCCCGCACACCGTTCACGCCCAGCGCCTTCCTGTGGTTCCACCGGGACCGCGGCGACGAGGTGCCGGTGCCGTTCGAGCTGACCGTGCTCCACGAGGACGACGTCCTGCTGGTGGTCGACAAGCCGCACTTCCTGGCCACCACACCGCGCGGCGGGCACGTCCGGGAGACCGCACTGGTGCGCCTGCGGCACACGCGGGACCTGCCGGACCTCTCCCCCGCGCACCGCCTCGACCGGCTGACCGCGGGTGTGCTGATGTTCGTCAAGACCGCGGCGCACCGCAGCGCGTACCAGAACCTGTTCCGGGATCGCCTGGTGCACAAGGAGTACGAGGCGATCGCGCCCTACTCGCCGGAGCTGGCGCTGCCGCGGACCGTGGAGAGCCGGATCGTGAAGAAGCGCGGCGTGCTGACCGCGCGCGAACTGCCGGGGCCGGTGAACGCGCGGACGCAGGTGGAACTGATCGAGCACCGCGACGGGCTGGGCCGCTACCGGCTGGTGCCGGAAACCGGCCGCACGCACCAACTGCGGGTGCACCTGAACTCGCTGGGCATCCCGATCCTGGGCGATCCGCTGTACCCGGAGGTCCGCGAGGTGCCGCCCGACGACTTCCGCCGTCCGCTGCAGCTGCTCGCGAAGGTGCTCGCGTTCACCGATCCGCTCACCGGCGCGGAGCACCGCTTCGAGAGCGCGCTTCGCCTGCGCGCCTGGGATTCGCACCCGGACTGGTAGCACCGTCCACACCGGATCGTGACCGAACTCCTCGCATACGGCGACCACCCGGTCCTGGCCGGCGCCCGCGTGCAGACCACGCTGCGCAGCCGCATCACCGAGGACCGCCTGCACGCCTCGGGCCTGCGCCAGTACGTGGTCCTCGGCGCCGGGCTCGACACCTTCGCCCAGCGCGACGGCCGCGTCCGCACCTTCGAGGTCGACCACCCGGCGAGCCAGTCCGCGAAGCGTGAACTCCTCGCCGCGGCCGGGATTCCCGAGGCGGCCACCGGTTGGACGGCAGCAGGTAGTCCGCGACGAGTTCGCTGCCCGCGGCGAGCCGGGCGAGGGCGGTCAGGGTGGCGTCGAGCGGCGTCGAGGTACATGAGCACGCCGAGCCAGCTGACGAACGCCGGCGGGCAACGCCTACGTCGAAGCCGTCGGCGGGATGGCCGCGGGCCGGGGTGAGCCGTGGCGCACGTTCCTCGGCCCGGACGAGATCCGCGCGCTACTCCGGCGGCACGGGTTCGACGTCGTGGAAGACCTCGGCCGGCACGACTTCCTCGCCGGCCGCGCGGACAGCCTGCGCCCCGCGCACCTGTCCCGCGTCGTGCGCGCCGTCAGGAGCGGTCGCTAGGCGGCGCCAGCTCGATCTGCCGGTCCAGCGTCGTCCGGAACACGTCGTGCGCCGCGTCGCCCTGGCCCGCCGTCTCGACGACCACCACGCGGTCGTAGAGCACGTACGCCGCGCCGAAGCGGGCCAGCGGGGCGCCCACCGGCGTGCCGTACACCGTGACGCCCTCCAGCGACAGGTCCCGGTCGGCGGCCAGCCCCTGCAGCTCCACGCCCGCGCCGTACGCCCGCACCGCGCCTCGCGGATCACCCGTCGCCAGCGCGTACAGGCCGATCGTCACCCCGGTCCGCACCGCGGTCTTGCGCATCCCGTCGCTCATCCCGGCCGTGGTCAGCACGTCGACCATCGGCTGCGGCAGCGACACGGTGCTGCGCAGCGCGGCGAGGGTGAACGGCCCGCTCGGACCGGGCGCGCCGGGCGGTTCGACGAGGGCCAGCGCGCTGTGCTCGGGGGCCGGCTTGGCGTCCGGCGGGTCGGCCAGGCCGGCGTTGCGGGTCAGCAGGTACCCGGTGGTGGACACGGCGAGACCCAGCGCCAGCACCACGATGATCGCGATCCCGAGGGTCAGCTCCCGGCGCTGCCGGCGGACGTCACTGGTCACCGTGAGAAATTCCCTCCCCGCCGCAGATTACCGGGCATCAGTATCACTCGGGGCCCCAGTACCGGTAGCCTTCCGGCCCATGGTGGGACCTCGGGGGATCGACTGGACGGGCGAGCGCTGCGTGCCCTGGACGGACGACATCCAGGTGATCTACGAGCACTACCACCGCTACGCCCTCGCCGCCCGCTACGCCTTCGGGCGGCGCGTCCTCGACCTCGCCAGCGGCGAGGGCTACGGCAGCGCGCTGCTGGCCGCCCACGCGGCGGAGGTGGTCGGCGTCGACATCGACGAAGCCAGCGTCGAGCACGCCCGCGCGCGCTACGGCGGGCGGCCGAACCTGCGGTTCACCACCGGTTCGATGACCGACCCGGACCTGCTCGCCGACGCCGGGAAGTTCGACGTCATCACCTGTTTCGAGGCGCTCGAGCACGTCGCGGAGCAGGACGAGCTGATGGCGCTGGTGCGCGCCCGGCTCGCGTCCGGCGGCGTGTTCTTCACCAGCACGCCGGACGTCCTCGTCTACACGCACGAGCACGGCAACAAAAACCCCTTCCACGTCAAGGAGTTGACCGAGCCGCAGTTCCGCGCGCTGCTCGGCGCGTCGTTCCGGCACGTGACGGTGCTGCGGCAGAACGTGGCGGTCGGCTCGGTGCTCACCAGCGACCGCGAGCACGGCCCGGTGCTGTCGCAGCAGCTGCGCCGCACGGGCGAGGACAGCTGGTCGGTCGGCACCGGCGCGCCGCACACCTACCTGGTCGGCGTCGCCTCCGACAACCCGGTGGAGGTGCCCGCCGCGGCGACGATGCTGGACCCGCAGCTCACGTTGCTCGGCGCGGCCGCCGAACGCGCCGCCGCGCCGCTGCGCGCCGAGATCGAACGGCTCACCAGCGACGACGGCGGCCCGAAGTACCGCAAGGTCATCGAGCGCTACCGGCCGCGGCGGCGCGCCACCGAAGGCCCGGTCGCGGTGTCGACCAGCGACGAACCGCTCGTCAGCATCATCGTTCCGGTGCACGGGCAGTGGAGCTACACGCGCCGCTGCCTGCAGTCGATCGAGGACAGCGGCACGCGCGTGCCGTTCGAGGTCGTGGTGGTCGACGACGCCTCGCCGGACGATTCGGCC
The window above is part of the Amycolatopsis thermoflava N1165 genome. Proteins encoded here:
- a CDS encoding DNA topoisomerase (ATP-hydrolyzing) subunit A, whose protein sequence is MARRSKTAVTRVDPAAFDQAGAQVFENPVKTEIEDSYLEYAYSVIHSRALPDARDGLKPVHRRILFSMNEAGYRPNHAYVKSSRVVGDVMGRYHPHGDTAIYDAMVRLAQDFSMNAPLIDGHGNFGSPDDGPAASRYTEARMSPEAMLLVGELGEETVDFRPNYDGSLMEPSVLPAAYPNLLVNGTSGIAVGMATNMIPHNMGEVIAAARWLINHPGATLDKLMEFVPGPDLPTGGMLLGLDEVRKAYETGRGVVRMRAKVEIGPLPGSRGRQAITVTELPYGVGPEKVIEKITEEVNKSKRLTGIADVKDLTDRENGTRLVIECKVGVNPNPLLADLYRLTPLEQSFGINNLVLVDGQPQTLGLKQLLEVFLEHRYDVVTRRTKYRRRKREERLHLVEGLLIALLDIDKVIRLIRNSDDAAQAKDGLMKRFKLSEIQATYILDTPLRRLTKYDKLELEDEQEKLRAEIAELTKILDDDRELKKVVSNELAKIAKDFKTERRTALIDGDLKEVLAASKPAGPLEVADDPCQVILSATGLVARTAAESEEAPEGRRRNGRVKHDAVAAMVHSTARGQVLLVTSRGRAFKTDVLPLPVLPEQSGTVSLRGGMAARELVPLDKGEKVIGIAPLGEQAAGSPGLALGTRQGVVKVVAPDWPVRSDEFEIIGLKDGDEVVGAAWLADGEETFAFVTSDASLLRFPASLVRPQGLKGGGMAGIKLAADAEVVFFGAIRTDDAEHGEPMVVTATGASVKMTPFAEYPAKGRATGGVRAQRFLKGETRLTVGWVGPRPAGASKNGDPVELPEPTLRRDASGAPHPGPDVIGHLIERG
- a CDS encoding type IIA DNA topoisomerase subunit B, whose product is MTASAEPLYGADDLTHLEGLEAVRKRPGMYIGSTDSRGVNHLFTEIVDNSTDEGVAGHATKVVVTLHADGSVQVDDDGRGIPTGVHAKSGLSGVELVLTRLHAGGKFGGSGYKTSGGLHGVGASAVNALSHRFDVTVRNGGKVHEMSFAHGTPGVFDGPGPKAKFTPQPGLRVKGKMKRGERTGTSIRYWHDARYFEKGAELDVEQVRTKLRNTAFLVPGVTYVLRTATEGSISEETFHFPNGLADMVEFLAPSDEKPVSGTLIIRGEGSYKENAADANGVMRSNVERHAEVEIALRWGTGYERTVECFTNTIRNVHGGTHRRGFDRGATKALQEAISRTRGLLKAKEDLPTLDDVLEGMTAVVHVRIPEPQFTSQTKDELSTSGITRVVQGIVERHLKEWTENRKTKAEAKVVLQKIVDAARVRLTQKQQKDAARRKTALEGAAMPPKLVDCRTTGISRSELFLVEGDSALGSARMARVSEYQALLPLRGKILNVQKASLGDTLKNAEIASIVQVLGAGTGRTFDLSAMRYGRVILMADADVDGSHIRTLLITLFAKYMRPVIEDGRLFAAMPPLHKIVTKGRNPETIFTFTQREMEQKVAELEAAGKQIVKPVPRFKGLGEMDADELWETTMNPATRSVRRITLDDAEAAEAALELLMGEKVEPRRNWLVESAARVDREAIDV
- a CDS encoding pseudouridine synthase — translated: MRRKPPPSPLPPRDGVNAARIRTPPDGPWDTIRDYLVRKLTKLDPAVIDAMLAEGAIVGVDGPIDARTPFTPSAFLWFHRDRGDEVPVPFELTVLHEDDVLLVVDKPHFLATTPRGGHVRETALVRLRHTRDLPDLSPAHRLDRLTAGVLMFVKTAAHRSAYQNLFRDRLVHKEYEAIAPYSPELALPRTVESRIVKKRGVLTARELPGPVNARTQVELIEHRDGLGRYRLVPETGRTHQLRVHLNSLGIPILGDPLYPEVREVPPDDFRRPLQLLAKVLAFTDPLTGAEHRFESALRLRAWDSHPDW
- a CDS encoding class I SAM-dependent methyltransferase encodes the protein MTELLAYGDHPVLAGARVQTTLRSRITEDRLHASGLRQYVVLGAGLDTFAQRDGRVRTFEVDHPASQSAKRELLAAAGIPEAATGWTAAGSPRRVRCPRRAGRGRSGWRRAASRYMSTPSQLTNAGGQRLRRSRRRDGRGPG